The following are encoded in a window of Acidobacteriota bacterium genomic DNA:
- a CDS encoding DUF1501 domain-containing protein, giving the protein MNDLRSLYRKLQVPVSRRAMLRASAGGFGFLGLAGLLAEESGLLASPPGNPLDKRPPHFKPRAKRVIFLFMHGGPSGIDILDPKERLTRDHGKPLPIERPLAFDDENPAGPLMQSPWKFRPGGQSGLPISDLFPNVRDCADDLCVIRSMVGEGVDHGAAMLQTFTGTSTFVRPSMGSWVVYGLGTENRNLPGFIMIKPALSHGGAKNWGSAFLPGAYQGTAVGHGGLYVKDVKKEPIRYLLNERYSPELARYELDMLQNINLRHRQLRRHDPELEARIQAFELAFRMQAAAPEVFEVEKESEPTRKLYGLDDPLTADFGWQCLLARRMAERGVRYIQCTHTYMPGGVGWDQHGELYAKHTDNARQVDRPIAGLLKDLKGRGLLEDTLVIWAGEFGRTPVSQNGDGRDHNPYGYSIWMAGGGVKGGFAYGATDEFGYHAVEDRMHIHDFHATMLHLLGIDHEKLTYTYGGRNFRLTDVAGVVAHKILA; this is encoded by the coding sequence ATGAATGATCTCCGTTCCCTCTACCGAAAACTTCAGGTGCCCGTGTCCAGGCGCGCCATGCTGCGGGCTTCGGCCGGCGGATTCGGATTTCTGGGTCTGGCCGGATTGCTTGCCGAGGAGTCGGGCCTGTTGGCCTCGCCCCCCGGAAACCCACTGGACAAGCGGCCGCCCCATTTCAAGCCCAGAGCCAAGCGGGTCATCTTCCTCTTCATGCACGGAGGTCCTTCGGGCATCGACATTCTGGACCCAAAGGAGCGCCTGACCCGTGACCACGGCAAACCGCTTCCCATCGAGCGGCCTCTGGCCTTTGACGACGAGAACCCCGCGGGGCCGCTGATGCAGTCTCCCTGGAAGTTTCGGCCCGGGGGCCAGAGCGGGCTTCCCATCAGCGATCTCTTTCCCAACGTCCGCGACTGTGCCGACGACCTCTGCGTGATCCGGTCCATGGTTGGGGAGGGCGTTGACCACGGCGCGGCCATGCTCCAGACCTTCACCGGCACCAGCACCTTCGTGCGGCCCAGCATGGGGTCCTGGGTCGTCTACGGACTGGGAACGGAGAACCGGAACCTGCCGGGATTCATCATGATCAAGCCGGCACTCTCACACGGCGGCGCCAAGAACTGGGGCTCGGCCTTCCTGCCGGGGGCCTATCAGGGAACGGCCGTCGGGCATGGGGGGCTCTATGTCAAGGATGTGAAGAAGGAACCCATCCGCTACCTCCTGAACGAGCGCTATTCGCCCGAGCTGGCCCGCTACGAGCTTGACATGCTGCAGAACATAAATCTCCGGCACCGCCAGCTGCGCCGGCACGACCCAGAGCTGGAAGCCCGCATCCAGGCCTTCGAGCTGGCCTTTCGGATGCAGGCCGCGGCCCCGGAAGTGTTTGAAGTGGAAAAGGAATCCGAACCCACCCGGAAGCTCTACGGCCTCGACGACCCCCTCACCGCCGACTTCGGCTGGCAATGCCTGCTGGCCAGACGCATGGCCGAACGGGGCGTCCGCTACATCCAGTGCACTCACACCTATATGCCCGGCGGGGTCGGCTGGGATCAGCACGGCGAGCTCTATGCCAAGCATACCGATAATGCCCGGCAGGTCGACCGGCCCATCGCGGGCTTGCTGAAAGACCTGAAAGGGCGGGGACTGCTGGAGGATACACTGGTCATCTGGGCCGGCGAGTTCGGCCGCACCCCCGTATCCCAGAACGGCGACGGCCGCGACCACAACCCCTACGGCTACTCCATCTGGATGGCCGGCGGCGGAGTCAAGGGTGGCTTTGCCTACGGGGCCACCGACGAGTTCGGCTACCACGCCGTTGAAGACCGCATGCACATTCACGACTTTCACGCCACCATGCTCCACCTGCTGGGAATCGACCACGAAAAACTGACCTACACCTACGGGGGCCGGAACTTCCGCCTGACCGACGTGGCGGGTGTGGTGGCCCACAAGATCCTGGCTTAG
- a CDS encoding PSD1 and planctomycete cytochrome C domain-containing protein has product MHRSRQFHPSQVATLLLPPVLALCGLSAPAWSQGSEAEELFERKIRPLFVRHCTACHNSELATAGLDLSTAEGFRQGVAGSPLISAETPSHGRLLQAVRYQDAVKMPPAGKLDPAEIAALETWIGLGAPWPEPSAGTGEEAGTAPASPKGLWSLEPVADPGPPSITRQDWPRTPIDRFILAKLEEQGLEPATPADKLTLLRRATFDLTGLPPSVQEIERFLNDTSPDAFDKVIGRLLDSPRYGEHWGRHWLDVARYADSTGNDEDHKYPHAWRYRDYVIDVFNRDLPYDEFILEQIAGDLIPRTGNLATDRRRIIATGFLALGPKAVAQQDKIRMVYDVYDEQLDVVSKSVLGLSITCARCHDHKFDPILTRDYYSLISVFASTRSFVDPTAHVSEMLMKPLVLPEEHQTYLDHKKKIDDRKQAQGKLVEKEKERFVGAESLRLADYMLAAHQVYSQGANPAELSRKLELKESILERWAGYLKPGQGFRPHLLAWRRSGEDQRASVAKDYQDKFREQLHEWNGELEAWRQRVEKAGPDEAKEDRPKFIPGRDRFFHEVYLKGNPRDDSYQTPFILEPGDTQLFSEERREAIVRLQKEIEQLEKAAPPEPDMANAVEDGEVVEQKVFVRGDPANPGEDAPKVSPRVFDTRCPPMEVSQGSGRLQLARWLIQPEHPLTARVMVNRVWHWHFGQGLVRTPDNFGAKGEAPTHPRLLDYLARKFIENGWSLKHLHRSIMRSRAYQMASARSELTARTDPRNLWLSYFPRRRLKVEEIRDGMLALDDSIDLKMGGTLQSGTGYQPENSSERLSMDPETQRLRTVYLPLRRANLPPLLALFDFGDATTSSGERLQTNVAPQALFMLNSQFVEMRSRGLAELLLKDPDSSDRERLNLAHLKTLNRHPRSEELDQALDYIRGFQERSPGDDSRLQGWQSYCRALLSSNAFMYVD; this is encoded by the coding sequence ATGCATCGATCGAGACAGTTTCACCCCTCCCAGGTGGCAACGCTTCTGCTCCCGCCGGTTCTGGCGCTCTGCGGTCTTTCCGCCCCGGCCTGGAGCCAGGGGTCGGAAGCGGAGGAACTTTTCGAGAGAAAGATCCGGCCTCTGTTTGTCCGGCACTGTACGGCATGCCACAACTCCGAGCTGGCAACCGCCGGACTGGATCTCTCAACCGCCGAGGGATTCCGCCAAGGGGTGGCGGGGAGCCCTCTGATCTCGGCTGAAACTCCCTCGCATGGCCGCCTCCTCCAAGCCGTCCGCTACCAGGACGCCGTCAAGATGCCCCCGGCGGGCAAGCTGGACCCAGCCGAAATTGCCGCCCTGGAGACCTGGATCGGGTTGGGAGCACCCTGGCCCGAACCGTCGGCCGGGACGGGCGAGGAAGCTGGAACTGCCCCGGCGAGCCCAAAGGGACTCTGGTCCCTGGAGCCGGTGGCCGATCCCGGGCCTCCGTCGATAACCCGCCAGGACTGGCCAAGGACGCCCATCGACCGCTTCATTCTGGCCAAGCTGGAGGAGCAGGGGCTGGAACCGGCTACTCCGGCGGACAAGCTGACCCTGCTGAGGCGAGCCACTTTCGACCTTACCGGTCTGCCACCTTCCGTCCAGGAGATCGAGCGTTTCCTGAACGACACTTCCCCCGACGCCTTCGACAAGGTCATCGGGCGGCTGCTCGACTCACCCCGATACGGAGAGCACTGGGGCAGGCACTGGCTGGACGTGGCCCGCTACGCCGACTCCACAGGCAACGACGAGGACCACAAGTACCCCCATGCCTGGCGTTACCGGGACTACGTGATCGATGTCTTCAACCGGGACCTTCCCTACGACGAATTCATCCTGGAACAGATCGCCGGAGACCTGATTCCCAGGACGGGCAACCTGGCTACCGACCGGCGCAGGATCATCGCCACCGGTTTCCTGGCCCTGGGCCCCAAGGCCGTTGCCCAGCAGGACAAGATCCGGATGGTCTACGACGTCTACGACGAGCAGCTTGACGTGGTCTCCAAGAGCGTTCTGGGATTGAGCATCACCTGCGCCCGCTGCCACGACCACAAGTTCGACCCCATCCTGACCCGGGACTACTATTCCCTGATCTCCGTCTTTGCCAGCACCCGCAGCTTCGTCGATCCGACCGCCCACGTCTCCGAAATGCTCATGAAGCCCCTGGTCCTGCCCGAAGAGCACCAGACCTATCTCGATCACAAGAAGAAAATCGACGACCGCAAGCAGGCCCAGGGGAAGCTGGTGGAAAAGGAAAAGGAACGGTTCGTTGGGGCGGAAAGCCTGCGGCTGGCCGACTACATGCTGGCCGCCCATCAGGTCTACTCCCAGGGAGCCAATCCGGCGGAGCTGTCCCGCAAGCTGGAACTGAAAGAGTCGATCCTGGAACGCTGGGCCGGCTATCTCAAGCCCGGCCAGGGGTTCCGCCCCCACCTGCTGGCCTGGCGCCGGTCCGGGGAGGACCAGCGCGCCTCGGTCGCCAAGGACTATCAGGACAAGTTCCGCGAGCAACTACACGAGTGGAACGGGGAACTGGAAGCCTGGCGGCAACGGGTCGAGAAGGCCGGGCCGGATGAAGCCAAGGAGGACCGACCCAAGTTCATTCCGGGCAGGGACCGCTTCTTCCACGAAGTCTATCTGAAGGGCAATCCGAGGGACGATAGCTACCAGACGCCCTTTATCCTCGAGCCCGGCGACACCCAACTCTTCTCCGAGGAGCGCAGGGAAGCCATCGTACGGCTCCAGAAGGAGATCGAGCAGTTGGAGAAGGCCGCGCCTCCGGAACCGGACATGGCCAACGCCGTGGAAGACGGAGAGGTGGTCGAGCAGAAAGTTTTCGTCCGGGGTGACCCCGCCAATCCGGGCGAGGATGCTCCCAAGGTTTCTCCCAGGGTGTTCGACACGCGGTGCCCTCCCATGGAAGTCAGCCAGGGCAGCGGTCGCCTGCAACTCGCCCGCTGGCTCATACAGCCGGAGCATCCGCTCACGGCTCGCGTGATGGTCAACCGGGTCTGGCACTGGCATTTCGGCCAGGGCCTGGTGCGGACGCCCGACAACTTCGGAGCCAAGGGGGAAGCACCCACCCATCCGCGACTGCTGGATTATCTGGCGCGGAAGTTTATTGAGAATGGCTGGTCCCTGAAACACCTTCACCGATCGATCATGAGGTCACGCGCCTATCAGATGGCGAGTGCTCGCTCGGAGCTGACGGCTCGAACCGATCCCAGGAACCTCTGGCTGTCCTATTTCCCCAGGCGGCGACTGAAGGTGGAGGAAATTCGCGACGGCATGCTGGCCCTGGACGACTCCATCGACCTGAAGATGGGGGGCACATTGCAGAGCGGAACAGGGTACCAGCCGGAGAACAGCAGCGAGCGGTTGAGCATGGATCCGGAGACCCAGCGCCTCCGCACGGTCTATCTGCCGTTGCGACGCGCCAATCTGCCCCCGCTGCTCGCCCTGTTCGATTTCGGCGACGCCACCACTTCCTCGGGAGAGCGCCTCCAGACCAACGTGGCTCCCCAGGCCCTTTTCATGCTCAACAGCCAATTCGTGGAGATGCGCTCCCGCGGGCTGGCCGAGCTTCTACTGAAGGACCCGGACTCCAGTGACCGGGAGCGGCTGAATCTTGCCCATCTCAAGACCCTGAATCGACACCCCCGGAGTGAGGAACTGGACCAGGCTCTGGATTACATCCGGGGATTTCAGGAGCGGTCGCCGGGGGACGACAGCCGGCTCCAGGGCTGGCAGAGTTACTGCAGAGCCCTGTTGTCCTCCAATGCCTTCATGTACGTGGATTGA
- a CDS encoding PQQ-binding-like beta-propeller repeat protein → MAISALLACLVAVAASVAWVPLAWSEPSGRGLPKRGYDRWSAYGGGNRQIRYSRLAQITRNNLHRLRVAWTYDTGDAFPGSEMQCNPLVVGERLYAASPRGRVFALHAATGREIWSFRPSLPGGPPRDRVRIRGLMYWSGHGQERVYFSFWHRFYALDAATGKPCLDFGNRGTIDLRRHLRRPSDSLTVSLTTPGVVYRDLLILGSTVSESLPSAPGDIRAYDARSGRLRWSFRTVPGPGEAGHRTWPGEAWKTAGGANSWAGMSLDEQRGLVYVPTGSAAFDFFGGNRPGHNLFANSLLCLKAGSGERVWHFQVVRHDVWDRDLPAPPSLVTVFREGRPVDAVAQITKSGHVFTFDRETGRPLFPLREVEVPVAGVPGERLAATQVLPAKPPPFARQRLTEDLLTDRTPEAHREVLKRFRRLRSGPQFTPPSLEGTVLFPGFDGGGQWGGAAFDPESGRLYVNSSEMAWILRLVERETPAGPFTARQLYRWNCSGCHRQDRSGSPPEFPPLVGLEERRSEETVRRTLRQGGGRMPGFAHLGDEVLEAILGFVLYGRDTSVPAARAGKPLYHLPYGHDGYNRFLDPEGYPAVKPPWGTLNAIDLDKGEIVWQVPLGEFPELAAKGMARTGSENYGGPIVTAGGLVFIGASNFDRKFRAFDKTDGRLLWEALLPASGNATPATYEVAGRQFVVIAAGGGKSGAPSGGSYVAFALPVD, encoded by the coding sequence ATGGCCATTAGCGCACTACTCGCCTGTCTTGTGGCGGTTGCGGCTTCGGTCGCCTGGGTCCCTCTCGCCTGGTCGGAGCCCTCTGGCCGCGGTCTGCCGAAGAGGGGCTACGACCGGTGGAGCGCCTACGGAGGCGGCAACCGGCAGATCCGCTACTCCCGCCTCGCTCAGATCACCCGCAACAACCTGCACCGGTTGCGGGTCGCCTGGACCTACGATACGGGGGATGCCTTTCCCGGCTCGGAGATGCAATGCAACCCCCTGGTGGTGGGCGAGCGGCTGTATGCCGCCAGCCCCCGGGGGCGGGTCTTCGCGCTACACGCGGCCACCGGCAGGGAGATCTGGTCCTTCCGGCCATCCCTCCCAGGCGGGCCTCCCCGCGACAGGGTCCGCATTCGGGGATTGATGTATTGGAGCGGGCACGGCCAGGAGCGGGTCTACTTCTCCTTCTGGCACCGGTTCTATGCCCTGGACGCGGCCACCGGCAAGCCTTGCCTCGACTTCGGAAATCGGGGAACCATCGACCTGAGGCGCCACCTGCGGCGGCCGTCCGATTCACTCACCGTCTCGCTGACCACGCCCGGGGTGGTCTACCGGGATCTGCTCATCCTCGGCAGCACGGTGAGTGAGAGCCTGCCGAGCGCCCCCGGCGACATTCGCGCCTATGACGCCCGCAGCGGCAGGCTCCGCTGGAGTTTCCGAACCGTTCCCGGTCCGGGTGAAGCGGGCCACCGGACCTGGCCCGGAGAAGCCTGGAAAACCGCCGGCGGAGCCAACAGCTGGGCCGGCATGAGCCTGGACGAGCAGCGCGGACTGGTCTACGTTCCCACCGGCTCGGCGGCTTTCGACTTTTTCGGCGGGAACCGTCCAGGCCACAACCTCTTTGCCAACTCGTTGCTCTGCCTGAAGGCAGGGTCCGGCGAGCGGGTCTGGCACTTTCAGGTGGTCAGGCACGACGTGTGGGACCGGGACCTGCCGGCCCCGCCCAGCCTGGTGACCGTGTTCAGGGAGGGCAGGCCGGTTGACGCCGTGGCCCAGATCACCAAGTCCGGACACGTCTTCACCTTTGACCGGGAGACCGGCCGCCCCCTGTTCCCCCTCAGGGAAGTCGAGGTTCCGGTCGCGGGTGTCCCGGGCGAGCGATTGGCCGCCACGCAGGTCCTTCCCGCCAAGCCGCCTCCGTTCGCCCGCCAGCGTCTGACGGAAGACCTGTTGACCGATCGCACTCCGGAAGCGCACCGGGAGGTGTTGAAGCGCTTCCGGAGGCTGCGCAGCGGGCCCCAGTTCACGCCTCCCAGCCTTGAGGGGACCGTTCTCTTTCCGGGTTTCGACGGAGGGGGCCAGTGGGGCGGGGCGGCTTTCGATCCGGAATCGGGACGGTTGTACGTGAATTCCAGCGAGATGGCCTGGATCCTGCGGCTGGTGGAGAGGGAGACACCCGCCGGTCCCTTCACCGCCCGGCAGCTCTACCGCTGGAATTGCAGCGGCTGCCACCGGCAGGACCGCAGCGGCTCCCCCCCGGAGTTCCCCCCATTGGTGGGCCTGGAAGAGCGCCGTTCCGAGGAGACGGTGCGCCGGACCCTGCGCCAAGGCGGGGGCCGCATGCCGGGCTTTGCCCACCTGGGGGACGAGGTGCTGGAGGCCATCCTGGGGTTTGTGCTCTATGGGAGGGACACATCCGTTCCAGCGGCCCGGGCCGGCAAGCCTCTCTACCATCTGCCCTACGGTCATGACGGCTACAACCGCTTCCTGGATCCGGAGGGCTATCCGGCAGTAAAACCGCCCTGGGGAACCCTGAACGCCATCGATCTCGACAAGGGAGAGATCGTCTGGCAGGTTCCCTTGGGTGAATTTCCGGAACTGGCGGCGAAAGGGATGGCGAGGACCGGATCGGAAAACTACGGCGGTCCCATCGTGACGGCGGGTGGACTGGTGTTTATCGGCGCCAGCAACTTCGATCGCAAGTTCCGGGCCTTCGACAAGACCGACGGACGCCTCTTGTGGGAAGCGCTGCTGCCGGCCTCTGGAAACGCAACCCCGGCCACCTATGAAGTGGCCGGGCGCCAGTTCGTGGTGATCGCGGCCGGGGGCGGCAAGAGCGGCGCCCCATCGGGCGGAAGCTACGTCGCTTTCGCCTTGCCTGTGGACTAG
- a CDS encoding S24 family peptidase: MTFRQHLLDLIDRCGVSDRHLSILATGSSDTVRNIRRGSSPRLDSLEAICRVLGLRLQTAPLDDPVELPDGAPAVEKRPDWARRLREDIRSDLSLLLGQAKEEEVPAGDHHVTIKQLAAAAGSKEESKESVAGYITFTRSWLDRHGLYPHQCTIVGVRGESMAPTLPDGSAILVDRNRAQLQEGRIFVLQTDDGMMVKRLDRDPGGSWRLISDNPDWAPIPWPVGAKVFGEVRWVGKQV; the protein is encoded by the coding sequence ATGACTTTCAGGCAACATCTCCTCGACCTGATCGATCGTTGCGGCGTCTCCGACCGCCACCTCTCCATCCTGGCCACCGGCAGCTCCGATACTGTCCGCAACATCCGCCGCGGTTCCTCCCCCCGCCTGGATTCCCTGGAAGCCATCTGCCGCGTCCTCGGCCTTCGGCTTCAAACGGCCCCGCTGGATGACCCCGTCGAGTTACCCGATGGAGCGCCTGCTGTCGAGAAACGTCCCGACTGGGCCCGGCGGCTTCGTGAAGACATCCGAAGCGACCTTTCCCTTCTCCTCGGCCAAGCCAAGGAAGAGGAGGTTCCGGCCGGTGACCACCACGTAACCATCAAGCAGTTGGCAGCCGCCGCGGGCAGCAAGGAGGAGTCCAAGGAGAGCGTCGCTGGCTATATCACCTTCACTCGAAGCTGGCTGGATCGCCACGGACTCTACCCTCACCAGTGCACCATCGTCGGTGTCAGGGGAGAGTCGATGGCGCCCACCCTTCCGGACGGCTCCGCGATTCTGGTCGACCGCAACCGCGCGCAGCTCCAGGAGGGGCGAATCTTTGTTCTCCAGACCGATGACGGCATGATGGTCAAGCGTTTGGACAGGGACCCGGGAGGCAGTTGGCGGTTGATCAGCGACAACCCCGATTGGGCTCCAATCCCCTGGCCTGTCGGCGCCAAGGTCTTCGGCGAGGTCAGGTGGGTGGGGAAACAGGTGTGA
- a CDS encoding beta-ketoacyl synthase N-terminal-like domain-containing protein, giving the protein MRKKRKLSRGVALVGAGMSQFGMFRDRDSKDLFLEAFQAMIASVDKGLDPADIDAFYLGNYSNDFFVRQSHWGAILSDTLGLVPRPATRTEGACASSALAFREGVFAIASGFYDAVLVGGVEDMSKGATEVVAEGLGMAAIPYEREVGFTFPGVFGTIATAYFDKFGASREHLMNVTIKSHDNAARNPKAQLSATLEEVMVAKKRRAESKGRPVPDWPDPKAFLRDPRANPVVAWPIHLFDCCPISDGACCLLLVGEELARSFTDDPLYVAGIGQASGRGLHASEDLTTFEATRYAAREAFDMAGIAAEEVQFAEVHDCFSIAELLHIEDLGFFPAGQAYKAVEDGQTRLDGSKPINTSGGLKCKGHPVGATGAAQIFEVWTQLRGQAGERQVPGHPRLGAAQNLGGTGGTSTVTVLERR; this is encoded by the coding sequence ATGAGAAAGAAGAGAAAACTGAGCCGTGGGGTGGCCTTGGTCGGCGCGGGGATGTCCCAGTTCGGCATGTTCAGGGACCGGGACTCCAAGGACCTTTTTCTGGAGGCCTTCCAGGCAATGATAGCCTCGGTGGACAAGGGACTGGACCCCGCCGATATCGACGCTTTCTACCTGGGCAACTACAGCAACGACTTTTTCGTGCGGCAATCCCACTGGGGCGCCATTCTCTCCGACACGCTGGGTCTGGTCCCTCGGCCGGCGACCCGTACCGAGGGTGCCTGCGCTTCCAGTGCGCTGGCCTTTCGGGAAGGCGTTTTCGCCATCGCCTCGGGGTTCTACGATGCGGTTCTGGTCGGGGGTGTGGAGGACATGTCCAAAGGCGCCACTGAAGTGGTGGCCGAAGGATTGGGCATGGCGGCCATTCCTTACGAACGGGAGGTCGGGTTCACCTTTCCCGGAGTCTTCGGCACCATTGCAACCGCCTATTTCGATAAGTTCGGGGCCTCCCGAGAGCATCTCATGAACGTCACCATCAAGAGTCATGACAATGCGGCTCGGAACCCCAAGGCACAGCTCAGCGCCACGTTGGAAGAGGTCATGGTCGCCAAGAAAAGGAGGGCCGAGAGCAAGGGGCGCCCGGTTCCGGATTGGCCGGACCCCAAGGCTTTTCTGCGAGACCCCAGGGCCAATCCGGTGGTAGCCTGGCCGATTCACCTGTTTGACTGCTGCCCCATCAGCGACGGAGCCTGCTGTCTCCTGTTGGTGGGTGAAGAGTTGGCTCGGAGCTTTACCGACGATCCGCTTTACGTTGCCGGAATCGGGCAGGCCAGCGGGCGTGGTCTGCACGCCTCCGAGGATCTGACCACCTTCGAAGCAACCCGGTATGCGGCCCGGGAAGCCTTTGACATGGCCGGCATCGCGGCGGAGGAAGTCCAGTTTGCCGAGGTACACGACTGTTTCTCCATTGCAGAACTGCTGCATATCGAGGATCTGGGTTTCTTTCCGGCCGGTCAGGCATACAAGGCGGTAGAAGATGGTCAGACCCGTTTGGACGGGTCCAAGCCCATCAATACCTCGGGCGGACTCAAATGCAAGGGCCATCCCGTCGGGGCTACCGGGGCTGCCCAGATATTCGAAGTATGGACCCAGCTCCGGGGACAAGCCGGGGAGAGACAGGTGCCCGGCCATCCGCGCCTGGGCGCGGCCCAGAATCTGGGAGGGACCGGAGGCACTTCGACCGTCACCGTTCTCGAAAGGAGATAG
- a CDS encoding Zn-ribbon domain-containing OB-fold protein — MEPRPFTDHSFQAYLREGKLMGSRCLACQAVFVPPRALCPQCDQSNMEWELMEGRGKLVAFTCIAIGTPAMLKLGYGRENPYCTGVVELEEKARVVARIEGVDTRNPGTISVGMPLQVDFLQEDSGSGSRTVLAFKPLHAG; from the coding sequence CTGGAACCGAGGCCCTTCACCGATCACTCCTTTCAGGCATACCTCCGGGAAGGAAAACTGATGGGATCGAGATGCCTGGCCTGCCAGGCAGTCTTTGTTCCTCCTCGAGCGCTCTGTCCCCAATGCGACCAGTCGAACATGGAGTGGGAGCTGATGGAAGGACGGGGTAAGCTGGTGGCTTTCACCTGCATTGCCATCGGTACACCGGCCATGCTGAAGCTGGGCTATGGTCGAGAGAACCCCTATTGCACCGGCGTGGTCGAACTCGAGGAAAAAGCCCGGGTGGTGGCCCGAATTGAGGGGGTGGATACCCGCAATCCCGGGACGATCTCCGTCGGGATGCCGCTCCAGGTCGATTTCCTGCAGGAGGATAGCGGTTCGGGGTCGCGGACGGTCCTTGCCTTCAAGCCCCTACATGCGGGTTAG
- a CDS encoding integration host factor subunit beta, protein MIKLDIINHVVERTGIPRSKAEAAVDAVFNAMKGALQRNDRIELRGFGVFNIKPRKTGIGRNPRTGEEVSIPPGKAVRFKPGKDLQSI, encoded by the coding sequence GTGATCAAACTAGACATCATCAACCATGTCGTCGAGCGGACCGGAATCCCCAGAAGCAAGGCCGAAGCTGCCGTTGACGCCGTGTTCAATGCGATGAAAGGCGCGCTTCAACGCAATGATCGGATAGAGCTGCGGGGATTCGGCGTCTTCAACATCAAGCCCCGCAAGACCGGGATCGGCCGCAACCCCAGGACCGGGGAAGAAGTTTCCATTCCGCCCGGCAAGGCCGTTCGTTTCAAGCCCGGCAAGGATCTGCAATCCATCTAG